One genomic region from Haloprofundus salinisoli encodes:
- a CDS encoding heme ABC transporter ATP-binding protein has product MSDRNGEEKATAIRVDDLAVELGGVSVLDGVDATVERGTFVGLVGPNGAGKTTLLRSLSGLIRPDRGAVTVDGVPIAGRSSKEVSRLVATVPQDTSLSFDFDVRETVAMGRSPHLGRFERFGPEDERAVDDAMARTAVTEFADRSVTAVSGGERQRVLLARALAQDAPVLLLDEPTASLDINHQVRTLELVRDLVASGKTVVAAIHDLNLAAHYCDELLLLGDGRVLAAGDPEAVLTEANLETAFRANAVVSRHPVTGSVYVTALPDDPRRDRGDEGRVHVVGGGGSAARLLYLLDAAGYEVSVGALNEGDSDTETAHSLGLDAVTVRPFAAVDGEARAEVESRIREADVTVVADVEVGEGNRANLEAVRAASSVVLVEERPFEERNYSGTDAAETYAELRERATVVSPSRVVGAVAAAVDEGREATDATRSAQSSSPSRSSDQRS; this is encoded by the coding sequence GTGAGCGACCGAAACGGTGAGGAGAAGGCGACTGCCATCCGCGTCGACGACCTCGCGGTCGAACTCGGCGGCGTCTCCGTCCTCGACGGGGTGGACGCGACGGTCGAACGCGGCACGTTCGTCGGTCTCGTGGGGCCGAACGGCGCGGGGAAGACGACGCTGCTTCGCTCGCTGTCGGGGCTGATTCGACCCGACCGGGGGGCGGTCACCGTCGACGGCGTCCCCATCGCGGGTCGGTCGTCGAAGGAGGTCAGTCGACTCGTGGCGACGGTTCCCCAGGACACCTCGCTGTCGTTCGACTTCGACGTGCGCGAGACGGTCGCCATGGGTCGCTCGCCGCATCTCGGCCGGTTCGAGCGCTTCGGCCCCGAGGACGAACGCGCCGTCGACGACGCGATGGCCCGCACGGCGGTCACGGAGTTCGCCGACCGGTCGGTGACCGCGGTCAGCGGCGGCGAACGTCAGCGGGTGCTCCTCGCGCGGGCGCTGGCGCAGGACGCACCCGTGCTCCTGCTCGACGAACCGACCGCGAGCCTCGACATCAACCACCAGGTGCGGACGCTCGAACTCGTCCGCGACCTCGTGGCGAGCGGGAAGACGGTCGTCGCGGCCATCCACGACCTCAACCTCGCGGCGCACTACTGCGACGAACTCCTGCTTCTGGGCGACGGCCGGGTGCTGGCCGCCGGCGACCCCGAGGCGGTGCTCACCGAAGCGAACTTGGAGACCGCCTTCAGGGCCAACGCCGTCGTCTCCCGGCATCCGGTGACGGGCTCTGTGTACGTGACGGCGCTGCCCGACGACCCCCGCCGCGACCGCGGCGACGAGGGCCGCGTCCACGTCGTCGGCGGCGGCGGGAGCGCCGCCCGTCTCCTCTATCTCCTCGACGCCGCGGGCTACGAGGTGTCGGTCGGCGCGCTCAACGAAGGTGACTCCGACACCGAAACGGCCCACAGTCTCGGACTGGACGCGGTGACGGTGCGACCCTTCGCGGCCGTCGACGGCGAGGCGCGCGCGGAAGTCGAATCTCGCATCCGCGAGGCCGACGTGACCGTCGTCGCCGACGTGGAAGTCGGCGAGGGTAACCGGGCGAACCTCGAAGCGGTTCGCGCCGCGTCGTCGGTCGTCCTCGTCGAGGAGCGACCGTTCGAAGAGCGGAACTACTCAGGGACCGACGCCGCCGAGACGTACGCCGAACTCCGAGAGCGGGCGACGGTGGTCTCGCCGAGTCGCGTCGTCGGTGCGGTCGCCGCCGCGGTCGACGAGGGGCGGGAGGCGACGGACGCCACCCGGTCCGCTCAGTCCTCGTCGCCGTCTCGCTCCTCCGACCAGCGGTCGTAG
- a CDS encoding class I SAM-dependent methyltransferase yields MTVPCVRVPASAGEETRQALVEAGVVDHGHDIVADDGVLFIPVTDPTGVPAEYEVVDRDVPTRRQQRTPADILGFEPSYERLGDIVILDEDDPERAREIADAVRDSDVRAKTVVNRASKIRGELRVRDWDVLSGSVPDGPSGGSETESRPRTETVHREYGYEFLLDISTVYFSPRLATERHRVVEQVEPGERVFDMFAGVGPFAVPFADAGADVVAADLNEAAVEYLRENASRNGVSERLTAIQGDVREVGREYENWADRIVMNLPHSAGEFLDTAVAVAGDDCVIHYYDIQHEDDPFGPGERAIRAAAAPEYEVTVLNERVVRSYAPHEYNVCLDVRLSR; encoded by the coding sequence ATGACGGTGCCCTGCGTACGCGTGCCCGCCTCCGCGGGCGAGGAGACCCGACAGGCGCTCGTCGAGGCGGGGGTTGTCGACCACGGTCACGACATCGTCGCCGACGACGGCGTCCTCTTCATCCCCGTGACCGACCCGACGGGCGTCCCGGCGGAGTACGAGGTGGTCGACCGCGACGTCCCCACCCGACGACAGCAGCGAACGCCCGCGGATATCCTGGGCTTCGAACCCTCCTACGAGCGACTCGGCGACATCGTCATCCTCGACGAGGACGACCCCGAACGCGCCCGCGAGATCGCCGACGCGGTGAGGGACTCCGACGTACGCGCGAAGACGGTGGTCAACCGCGCCTCGAAGATTCGGGGCGAACTCCGCGTCCGCGACTGGGACGTTCTCTCCGGGAGCGTCCCCGACGGACCCTCGGGAGGCAGCGAGACGGAGTCTCGCCCGCGAACCGAGACGGTCCACCGCGAGTACGGCTACGAGTTCCTCCTCGACATTTCGACGGTGTACTTCTCGCCGCGACTGGCGACCGAACGCCACCGCGTCGTCGAACAGGTCGAACCGGGCGAACGCGTGTTCGACATGTTCGCCGGAGTGGGGCCGTTCGCAGTTCCGTTCGCCGACGCGGGCGCAGACGTCGTCGCCGCCGACCTGAACGAAGCGGCCGTCGAGTATCTCCGCGAGAACGCGAGCCGAAACGGGGTTTCGGAGCGCCTCACGGCGATTCAGGGAGACGTCCGCGAGGTCGGACGCGAGTACGAAAACTGGGCCGACCGCATCGTGATGAATCTCCCGCACAGCGCCGGCGAGTTCCTCGACACCGCCGTCGCCGTCGCGGGCGACGACTGCGTCATCCACTACTACGATATCCAGCACGAGGACGACCCCTTCGGTCCCGGCGAGCGGGCGATTCGCGCCGCCGCCGCGCCCGAGTACGAGGTGACCGTGCTGAACGAGCGCGTCGTCCGCTCGTACGCGCCCCACGAGTACAACGTCTGTCTGGACGTTCGGCTCTCCCGCTAA
- a CDS encoding HalOD1 output domain-containing protein, protein MPTIIQSYVPTTGKIPQKITSPGVSVPTYAIDITETMADQDTSTAIIMSIAAIEGRDPLDLDPMFGDIETDSLNMLFNSPSNNLYVEFTTNGWNVQLHGSGEAIFERQISLSEASELNSEKSTA, encoded by the coding sequence ATGCCCACGATCATACAATCTTATGTGCCTACTACGGGTAAAATTCCACAAAAAATCACGTCGCCCGGCGTCAGCGTCCCGACATACGCGATAGACATAACAGAAACGATGGCCGATCAGGACACTTCCACGGCTATCATCATGTCAATCGCGGCCATCGAAGGACGCGACCCGCTCGACCTCGACCCGATGTTCGGTGATATCGAGACCGATTCGCTGAACATGCTGTTCAACTCCCCATCGAACAATCTGTACGTCGAATTCACCACGAACGGATGGAACGTGCAACTACACGGCTCGGGTGAGGCCATTTTCGAGCGTCAGATCTCTCTGTCTGAGGCTTCCGAGTTGAACTCCGAGAAATCGACTGCGTAG